One genomic segment of bacterium includes these proteins:
- a CDS encoding T9SS type A sorting domain-containing protein has protein sequence MHALKIVGIAILALAAFSSPVLAQYDSSSAMTLPLNGSSSGSMSADYTSYWWKVTTTADGYLTVSTHSDESLEIDTYLYDVDGATQIAGYDISWGVDSSSHYSNLRPGTYYFLAVRYGGTGNYTVTSSFKPTRFDNDIADNDSAAVAFELDKNGTDTGHLGFYSGGYIDGADWWKVTTTFDGRLNVSAVSDSTLELDTYLYEKTESGFQQIAGYDISWGIESPTHYNNLLPGTYYVGVYRYGGYGSYTIRSSFTPTKFDDDVADNDSAAVAVNLGKDGTDTGHLGFYARGYTDTEDWWKITIPLDGRLNVSTLSDSTLEIDTYLYENIGTEYPQITGYDISWGIESASHYNNLLPGTYYMRVIRYGGYGSYTVRSSFTPANLDNDVADNDSASVAFALNRNGTDTGHLGFYARGYTDTEDWWKITIPGDGKLSFTTRSDSTLEIDTYLYEQNGSDYPQIAGYDISWGIESVSHHNNLLPGTYYARVIRYGGYGSYSIASTFVPATYPNDTEPNDSLAVAMAIPVNTVKTGHLGYYGKGYADPRDFLAFTVPSGWDSLFVRVSTENTIEVDVNLHNNIGEQIAHEGSWGTESVFYYGAPAAGQYFLNVYDYSGYGSYAVIVTNHWQNGIQVNLPTEILPPTNIAVTDVTGDNGHALKISWALSASENSGIVNRYRIFRSRSSAFTDPVPLTQFASLDSLLFYETRVTVLVDSVAAGVSQFIDTSVPLDGASYYYWIQATGTSGMSKPAPSGAWLVTGVAEAPVAFRVDPPYPNPFNPATTIRYALPSEAFVRIVVYDIIGRKVAVLTETRMGAGVHEAVWDGRSENGETLGSGVYLYRLDAGSFHGQGKMMLLR, from the coding sequence ATGCACGCACTGAAAATCGTGGGCATTGCGATTCTGGCACTTGCTGCGTTCTCATCGCCCGTGCTCGCTCAGTACGATTCATCCTCGGCGATGACCCTGCCGCTCAACGGTTCATCCTCGGGGTCCATGAGCGCCGATTATACCAGCTACTGGTGGAAAGTAACAACCACCGCGGACGGATACCTTACGGTAAGCACCCATTCAGATGAATCGCTCGAAATCGACACCTATCTCTATGATGTTGATGGCGCAACGCAGATAGCCGGTTACGATATAAGCTGGGGAGTCGACTCGTCTTCGCATTACAGTAACCTGCGACCCGGAACATACTATTTTCTTGCAGTGCGGTATGGCGGCACCGGGAACTATACCGTCACAAGCTCGTTCAAACCCACGAGATTCGATAATGACATCGCGGACAACGACTCCGCCGCGGTTGCTTTCGAACTGGACAAAAATGGCACCGATACCGGCCACCTCGGTTTCTATTCGGGGGGCTACATCGATGGAGCTGACTGGTGGAAAGTTACCACAACGTTCGACGGCAGACTGAATGTTTCCGCCGTATCCGATTCCACTCTCGAGCTGGATACATACCTTTATGAAAAGACCGAATCCGGCTTTCAGCAGATCGCCGGATACGATATAAGCTGGGGGATCGAATCGCCAACCCACTACAATAACCTGCTGCCCGGTACATACTATGTGGGCGTATACCGGTACGGCGGGTACGGGAGTTATACCATCCGCTCTTCATTCACACCCACGAAATTCGATGATGACGTCGCGGACAACGACTCCGCCGCAGTCGCGGTCAATCTTGGCAAGGATGGCACCGATACAGGTCATCTTGGTTTTTACGCCCGGGGGTATACCGATACCGAGGACTGGTGGAAGATAACCATTCCACTCGATGGCAGGCTCAATGTTTCCACCCTGTCCGATTCCACCCTCGAAATAGACACATATCTCTATGAAAACATCGGTACGGAGTATCCGCAGATAACCGGGTACGATATAAGCTGGGGGATCGAATCGGCTTCCCATTACAACAACCTGCTGCCCGGAACATATTATATGCGGGTAATCCGTTACGGCGGCTACGGGAGCTATACCGTCCGCTCTTCGTTCACTCCCGCTAACCTCGATAACGATGTCGCGGATAACGATTCCGCCTCTGTCGCTTTCGCGCTGAACAGGAACGGCACCGATACCGGTCATCTCGGTTTCTACGCCCGTGGATATACCGATACCGAGGACTGGTGGAAAATCACCATTCCCGGCGACGGCAAGCTCTCTTTCACCACCCGTTCAGATTCGACTCTCGAGATCGATACTTATCTCTATGAACAAAACGGCTCGGATTACCCGCAGATTGCCGGGTACGATATAAGCTGGGGAATCGAATCGGTGTCGCATCACAATAACCTCCTGCCCGGCACGTACTATGCGAGAGTGATCCGTTACGGCGGCTACGGCTCGTACAGCATCGCGTCGACCTTTGTCCCGGCGACGTATCCCAATGACACCGAGCCGAACGACTCCCTCGCGGTTGCAATGGCAATACCCGTCAATACGGTAAAAACGGGGCATCTCGGATACTACGGGAAAGGATATGCCGACCCGCGGGATTTCCTCGCCTTCACCGTGCCGTCGGGATGGGACTCCCTGTTCGTCCGTGTCTCCACCGAAAATACAATCGAGGTGGATGTGAACCTTCATAATAACATTGGGGAGCAGATTGCCCACGAAGGCAGCTGGGGAACTGAATCGGTGTTCTACTACGGAGCTCCGGCCGCAGGGCAGTACTTTCTCAATGTTTACGATTACAGCGGTTACGGCTCGTATGCGGTTATCGTGACAAACCACTGGCAGAACGGCATACAGGTGAATCTACCCACGGAAATTCTCCCGCCGACCAATATTGCGGTCACCGATGTTACGGGCGATAACGGGCATGCGCTTAAAATCTCCTGGGCGCTCTCGGCTTCTGAGAACAGCGGCATAGTCAACCGGTACCGTATCTTCCGCTCGCGGTCGTCGGCGTTTACCGATCCGGTGCCGCTCACACAGTTTGCGTCGCTCGATTCGCTCCTCTTCTATGAGACACGCGTGACGGTTCTCGTGGATTCGGTTGCCGCCGGGGTTTCGCAGTTCATCGACACGAGCGTACCGCTCGACGGGGCTTCATACTATTACTGGATTCAGGCGACGGGCACATCCGGGATGAGCAAGCCCGCCCCGTCCGGCGCCTGGCTCGTAACCGGGGTCGCGGAGGCGCCTGTTGCATTCCGTGTCGATCCGCCCTATCCGAATCCCTTCAATCCGGCGACGACCATCCGGTATGCGCTCCCGTCCGAGGCGTTCGTCCGCATAGTCGTGTATGATATCATCGGGAGAAAAGTAGCCGTTCTCACGGAGACCCGTATGGGCGCCGGTGTTCATGAGGCTGTCTGGGACGGCAGGAGCGAAAACGGGGAAACCCTCGGCAGCGGCGTCTATCTCTACCGTCTCGATGCAGGTTCGTTCCATGGTCAGGGGAAGATGATGCTCCTGAGGTAA
- a CDS encoding M42 family metallopeptidase: MRKESLDFLQSMLANPSPSGYEQPVQKLWRDYTGPFAEKVTGDTQGNAIGVVNAKGTPRIMFTGHCDEIGFIITYIDDNGFLSFGALGGFDEPIIPGRRVTVHTSHGPIPGVIGKPPIHLMKSEDRGTGAKIEDLVIDTGAADKKEAESLVALGDPVTYTYDFIPLRNDLYVARGFDDRIGSFIVAEALRALAGSKTLKAGVYCVSTVQEETGARGAYTSAFSIEPLVGIAIDVTHASDQPGVEKKRVGDIKLGGGPVIARGSRSNPHVFNLLVETAQKNNIPYQIEVNPSSTGTDADAIQISRAGVAACVVSIPLRYMHTPVETLSMKDVENTIRLLVAFAEAVKPDMTFTK; this comes from the coding sequence ATGAGGAAAGAATCGCTCGATTTTTTGCAATCCATGCTTGCTAATCCGAGCCCATCGGGGTATGAACAGCCCGTCCAGAAACTCTGGCGTGATTATACCGGCCCGTTCGCCGAAAAAGTCACGGGCGATACACAGGGAAATGCAATCGGTGTTGTCAACGCCAAGGGAACCCCCCGTATCATGTTTACCGGTCATTGTGACGAGATAGGCTTTATCATCACATATATCGACGACAACGGGTTTCTCTCCTTCGGCGCACTCGGCGGTTTCGACGAACCGATAATTCCGGGGAGACGGGTGACTGTTCATACCTCCCACGGACCGATTCCGGGCGTTATCGGCAAGCCTCCCATACACCTCATGAAGAGCGAAGACCGTGGCACGGGAGCGAAAATTGAAGACCTCGTCATCGATACAGGCGCGGCAGACAAAAAGGAAGCCGAATCTCTCGTTGCTCTGGGCGACCCGGTAACCTACACGTACGATTTTATACCGCTCAGGAACGACCTTTATGTCGCACGCGGCTTCGATGACCGCATTGGCTCTTTTATCGTAGCAGAAGCGCTGAGAGCCCTTGCCGGTTCGAAGACACTCAAGGCCGGCGTATACTGCGTTTCGACCGTACAGGAGGAAACCGGCGCGAGGGGCGCGTACACGAGCGCGTTCAGCATCGAACCACTTGTCGGAATCGCAATCGATGTTACGCACGCTTCCGATCAGCCGGGAGTGGAGAAAAAACGGGTCGGCGACATCAAACTCGGGGGCGGTCCGGTCATCGCCCGCGGTTCGCGCAGCAACCCCCATGTTTTCAATCTGCTCGTGGAAACCGCGCAGAAAAACAACATCCCGTACCAGATCGAGGTCAATCCATCATCGACCGGCACCGATGCCGATGCCATCCAGATTTCACGGGCGGGTGTCGCCGCCTGTGTTGTATCCATACCTCTCAGGTATATGCATACTCCCGTGGAAACGCTGAGCATGAAGGATGTGGAGAACACCATCCGGCTTCTCGTCGCATTCGCTGAAGCCGTAAAACCCGATATGACGTTTACAAAATGA
- a CDS encoding response regulator, which yields MIRNIIKRFEQGSDYIPYGITFVIIVGIFDLLTGTEISFSIFYLLPISLVSWFGGIIPGVVFSVLCTVFWFMNEKIGGHFYSHEIMAYWNALMRGMIFLMTAVILSQLKNALGREKKAREAANRASSMKSDFLATMSHEIRTPMNSVIAMTDLLSETPLNEEQKEFLQILRREGNHLLKIINDILDLSKVEAGKFDIENVPFDLRRLIEEVVSVMLVRIHEKGLRLEHTIGTDVPAHVIGDPSCLRRILINLIGNAVKFTAHGEINLRIEKNPDNPAPGSLLFSVSDTGIGIPAEKLDIIFDRFTQADMSITRTYGGTGLGLSISRRMAEAMGGSLWAESTVGQGSTFHASLPFGVPDKAAEPSGYAAGEMREKKKTFEPDTRPLRILLVDDYEINRRIIKAFLGKTPYHIDEVINGEEGVNKVKSGRYDCVLMDMQMPVMDGYAATRAIRAWEHEMSRPETPILALTAHAYREDVQKSIDAGCTAHLSKPIHKNELLESIYAVTADVSPQSESEHPGSGGYRVTVPAELREIVPRFIEEMKDFTGIIGSALGQGDTETIRQTGHKIKGTGGSYGFQVLSDSGASIENAARNGDMDEVRSQLLKLTDYLDHMEVFYE from the coding sequence ATGATCCGTAATATCATAAAACGCTTCGAGCAGGGGTCGGATTATATTCCGTATGGCATCACCTTTGTCATAATAGTGGGAATTTTCGATTTACTGACAGGGACAGAGATTTCATTTTCCATATTCTACCTGCTTCCCATATCGCTGGTGAGCTGGTTCGGGGGAATAATTCCCGGTGTTGTGTTTTCCGTGCTCTGTACGGTTTTCTGGTTCATGAACGAAAAGATCGGCGGGCATTTCTATTCTCATGAAATCATGGCCTACTGGAACGCATTGATGAGGGGTATGATATTTCTCATGACTGCGGTCATTCTGTCGCAGTTGAAAAACGCCCTCGGAAGGGAAAAGAAAGCCCGTGAAGCCGCCAACCGCGCCTCCTCGATGAAATCGGATTTTCTCGCCACCATGAGCCACGAAATCCGCACGCCGATGAACTCGGTCATAGCGATGACCGATCTTCTGTCGGAGACGCCGCTCAACGAGGAACAGAAGGAGTTTCTCCAGATTCTCAGGCGCGAGGGGAATCACCTTCTGAAAATTATCAACGATATACTCGATCTTTCGAAAGTCGAAGCCGGTAAATTCGATATCGAAAACGTTCCCTTCGATCTCCGGAGGCTCATCGAGGAAGTCGTCTCGGTTATGTTGGTGCGTATCCATGAAAAGGGCCTTCGTCTTGAACATACCATCGGAACGGATGTTCCGGCGCATGTCATCGGCGATCCCTCATGCCTCCGCCGTATTCTGATCAATCTTATCGGTAATGCGGTCAAATTCACCGCGCACGGAGAGATTAATCTCAGGATCGAAAAGAATCCCGATAATCCCGCTCCGGGCAGTCTTCTGTTTTCCGTTTCGGATACCGGCATCGGCATACCCGCGGAGAAGCTCGATATAATTTTTGACCGTTTTACCCAGGCGGATATGTCCATTACCCGCACATACGGCGGTACCGGCCTCGGTCTCAGCATATCGAGGAGGATGGCCGAAGCGATGGGAGGCAGTTTATGGGCGGAGAGCACGGTCGGGCAGGGGAGCACGTTCCATGCGAGCCTGCCGTTCGGTGTTCCCGATAAGGCTGCTGAACCCTCCGGTTATGCTGCCGGAGAGATGAGGGAAAAGAAGAAAACCTTCGAGCCCGATACACGCCCGCTCCGTATTCTGCTGGTGGACGATTACGAAATCAACCGGCGGATTATAAAAGCTTTTCTCGGCAAAACTCCGTACCATATCGACGAGGTCATAAACGGTGAGGAAGGGGTGAATAAGGTCAAATCCGGCAGGTACGATTGTGTGCTCATGGACATGCAGATGCCGGTGATGGACGGGTATGCGGCGACGCGGGCCATTCGCGCCTGGGAACATGAGATGAGCCGCCCGGAGACACCCATTCTGGCGCTGACCGCTCATGCATACCGCGAGGATGTGCAGAAAAGCATCGATGCGGGCTGTACGGCGCACCTGTCAAAACCGATCCATAAGAATGAATTGCTTGAAAGCATATACGCCGTAACGGCGGATGTGTCCCCGCAGAGTGAATCGGAACACCCCGGGTCCGGGGGATACCGCGTTACGGTTCCCGCCGAACTGCGTGAGATTGTCCCCCGCTTCATCGAGGAGATGAAGGATTTCACAGGGATTATTGGCAGCGCGCTGGGGCAGGGTGATACCGAGACCATTCGTCAGACCGGCCATAAAATAAAGGGAACGGGCGGCAGTTACGGATTTCAGGTTTTATCCGACTCGGGGGCCTCGATTGAAAATGCCGCGCGAAACGGCGATATGGACGAAGTCCGGTCTCAACTTTTGAAATTAACCGATTATCTTGACCATATGGAGGTGTTCTATGAATAG